In Zingiber officinale cultivar Zhangliang chromosome 8B, Zo_v1.1, whole genome shotgun sequence, a single genomic region encodes these proteins:
- the LOC122013871 gene encoding uncharacterized mitochondrial protein AtMg00860-like, producing MDLMNRVFFEYLDQFMIVFINDILIYSRSEEEHNQHLPIVLETLRREHLYAKFSKCAFWLSSVGFLGHIVSSRDISVDPQKIEIITSWEQPKSIQKIRSFLGLAGYYRRFVEGFSSIALS from the coding sequence atggaccttatgaaccgGGTATTCTTTGAGTATTTGGATCAGTTCATGATCGTGTTCATTAATGATATTCTGATATATTCCCGGTCTGAGGAGGAACACAATCAACACCTTCCTATAGTTTTAGAGACGCTACGGCGAGAACACCTCTATGCAAAGTTTAGTAAATGCGCATTCTGGCTATCTTCGGTGGGATTTCTTGGACACATTGTTTCCAGCAGAGATATATCGGTGGATCCACAGAAAATAGAGAtcatcaccagttgggagcagccgaagtcgaTACAGAAGATTCGTAGTTTCTtgggtttagctgggtattaccgGAGATTCGTCGAAGGTTTCTCCAGCATAGCTCTGTCGTAG